From the genome of Tripterygium wilfordii isolate XIE 37 chromosome 6, ASM1340144v1, whole genome shotgun sequence:
CCAGTTAggcaaaaaccaaacaaaactcAATTCCGTTGGAATTTGATTTCTACTAGCTCGTAAAAATGGTAATTTCATGCAACTTTATGTTTCTATCAATTCAGCTCCAAATTAATCCAAATCAACTTCAAATCCACTCAAAATCAATTCCTATATCAAGTGTAGGAAAGTATCAAGATTAAAATTTCATATTAGTCTGGCATAATCCAGTCGATTGCTTTATAAGTAAAGTCTAGCTCCTCTCACATTGTAAACGTATTTTCTAAGCCTAAGTATCAATGACGATGGTGCATGAAGAATAAATTTGTGCAAGCTAGCAGTTCAAAAGAATTTCAACATTGTTTAAAAATTTTCTGGGGGGTTGATTTTGGTTGACAGGCTGTGTGTGAGACTCTAGTGTTGTAAGAAAGTGTATAATATGGTTTGTCGGAGGTACTGTTTCTTGATTGTGAATGTGCTCTTGGAAGGGTATGAACTATGAAGAGAATGTTAAGAGTCAAAGTAAAAGCATTGCTCCAATCTCACGAGGATTgttggtgcacattgatgcgcATATTATTATACACCTTTTTACTTATgtttttaggttgaattgatgttttgtttatcgaaataagattggattttgcataaattataCTTTTGTGCTTCTTCAGCTCCTTATGCTCAACAACTGCTCAACCCAAGCTCGAGCGTAGATGTCACAATATTGGCCAACAGCTAGCATTCAACAACTGCTCGACAAAATAAAATCCGAGAATTATaagtttgacttgttttagGAGTTTCCTTTGAGATTTacgtgtttttttattattgaagtaaaaaaattacacaaagcAATTTATGcaaaacgaaacattctacTCAACTACAACACTGGTGAATGCCTATAAACTGATAACAACACCACaaataaagagaagaagaacagagCACTGCCTCTATCCTGGCCAGGGCGGGACCCCCTTGCCATACTCATGAAAAATTCAGCACAAATAATGAAACCCAAGTGATCACTAGACCTACAAATGGAGAGAGATTCCCTGAAGAAGATTCCGGCATGTTGGATTTTGGCGTCGTGGTGGTGggtgtagtagtagtagtactaCCACCGGAAGCCGCCGGTGAAGTATTGGTACTGGTCGGAGATCCGGATCCAACAGTGACAGCAAGCTTCATGCCACTCCCACAATGTCCAATAGCACCACATATGAAATAATGAGTGCCTGCCTTGTTGAGTGTAATGGTGGTGGCACCACTGCTGTCTGTTGTAAGTGAATTTCCTACCGTGCAGCTGTTGTAGTCACTACCACTCACTTCATCCACTGAATGCCCACCTCCATAGCTGAACACTAACCcaagcaaacaaaaacaaaaaaaacacatttagtAAGATAAAGTTGTTTCAATTGAAGTGTAGTTGAAATTCC
Proteins encoded in this window:
- the LOC120001126 gene encoding blue copper protein-like, with protein sequence MAMASISVLLVLCMVVPITLATDYTVGDSTGWVMGVDYSTWTSGKTFTVGDKLVFSYGGGHSVDEVSGSDYNSCTVGNSLTTDSSGATTITLNKAGTHYFICGAIGHCGSGMKLAVTVGSGSPTSTNTSPAASGGSTTTTTPTTTTPKSNMPESSSGNLSPFVGLVITWVSLFVLNFS